TGGGCTTACCGTCGGTCAGTATGAGGATCCAAGGTCGGTAGTACTGCAGCCCGGCCGCCTTGTATGCATGCTTGCGGTCCTCCAGGATGTCGAGTGCCAGATGGATCCCCGCGGCCATGTTCGTTGTCCCCGAGGCAGTGAACCGGGCCGGTTGCAGCATGCGAGCCTCCTGCATCGGCACCAGTACGGTGGCAGCCGAACCGAAGGTCACCACTGCGACCTCGACCCGCTTGCTGGCCAGGGTGTCGTTGTGCAAGTAGTGCACGAACGAGGAGAAACCTTGTTCGAGAGCCGTGATGGGGTCTCCGTTCATCGAACCCGATACGTCGCACAGCACGACACAAGCCACCCTGGGATCAGGGTTTTCGTCGTTGAGTTCGACGGCCCAAAAGTCAGACACGGCGCTCCTTAATGCGTCGACACGGCGGCTGCTTCCGCCAGATCTTCTCATCGCAGCCGCTCCGATTCATCGCTTACGGCGGAGCTGGCAACCCGGCCCACGGCCCCCTACCGCCGTCGTCCGTCAAGTTCCGATCCATGAGGCGCCGGTCAGGCCGGCTGGGTGCGGCCCCAATTGCGTTGCTGTAGAAGAGTTTTGCCCGCCGGTCAGGGACAACTTGAGGTGTGGGGACGAGGGACCAGTCGCCGGGCTGGTCAGCTGCACCGACCGTCGGTCGAACGTATGAATTTGCGTCAGTTGGCGGGGATCACGATGAGCTACTCCCAGGTGGGTGGCTGGTGAGATTGCGCCGTTCGTCCGAACGTCTGATTTGGGACCTAACCTCCAGCGCGAAGATGGCCGGTCGGGTTATATGTCCGGAAAAGTCCCAAGCTCCACCTACGGTCCGGCTCATCGGGGGATCCAGTGAACAATCACGCCGACGTCACGGCCTCTGGCGTCCGGGGTGCCAGCCGCTCGGGCGGCGCGCACACGAAGGCTCATCGGTCAGCTGCCGACCCGGCTCTGAAGTGGACCATTGGCCGCGATGCGTGTGCGGTGTTGCTCCACGTGCTCGCACTGTGTGTGCCGTGGAACATCATGTTCGGGATCGGCGTGCCGGCCAGCAGCGGCGCACTGTTTGCGCTGATTTGGTTGGCCGCGCTGCTTTCCGTAGCAGGGATCGTGATCAGCCACCTCGGGGTGGCCAAACCCTTGAAGGATGCCCTGGATCCCAGGGGTACCGGGCGGTTGCGCCTACTCTTCAGCGCACCGCTGCTGGCGGTCGTCAGCGGGTTCGTGGTGTTCACGATCGTGCAGACCCTGCTCCAGGCAGGGACCGGCAGCGTCTCGCCGGGGGTCGGCCCGGGCGCCTTGTGCGCGTTGGCCGGAGCCGTCCTGGGCGCCCAGCATGCGGTGAGTTGGCCGCCGGTCGTCCGTCCGCGTTGGGACGCGTGGGCCCGTCGCATCGCGCTCCTCGCGATGCTGCTGGCGGTGTTGTCCACCTTGTTCAACATCTATTGGCGTACCGAATACATGTGGGATGCCGATTCGCTGGGCAAGTCCGACACGGCGGTCATCGTGCTCACGTTGCTGTATGCCGGCGTTGCCTTGAGCGCGGTGTTGATCGGCTGCAATTGGATACGACGCGATTCCGCCGAATCACAGTTGGCTGTCGTAGTTCTCGGAGCCTCTTCGCTCGTTGCGAGTCTCATCGTGTGGGCACTGGACGTGGGGCGCGAGATTGACGCATTCCATGGCATAGCCCAGAGCACCTCCACCGCGGCCGTGGGCTACGAGGGCTATCTCGCGTGGGTCCTGGCCGCCGGCGTCGCCGGAGTCGTCAGCCTGTCGGCCCTGACGTCGACCGTGCCCGTGGACCGGCACCTGCTTGGTGCGGCAGTGCGCATTGTGCTGACGCTCGTCAGCTACTGGTGCTTGGCTTCGATTGTCTTGCGCGTCGCCGACTTCACCTCCGCCGCCTCTCTGGACTTGCCCCATTCGCTTTATGACACCGCAATGCTGGTGGGTTTCGACGCGGTGACCGGCGTCGTCGCGCTGTGGCTTCGCGCCAACTTCCTGAAGCCCGGGGTATCGCCCCGGGTGCTCATCGCGGTCAGTACAGCACTGGCGGGTTTCGCCGTCGGTCGGGTCGTGATCGGTGTCGCAATGGCACTGAGGGTGTTCTATGTCGACGGGGGGCCGGCCTACAACCCGGTGTACGGCAACACCTTGGCCCAGCAGATCACGTCGACCTTTGACGTGGTCATCTGTGTGGTGGCCTTATGCGTGCTGGTCGGTGCGGTCGCGATGAGCCCGCCTGGAAAAACGCTGCGGACGCGGCGAGCGACCGCCGCTGCGAATCTGGTGGCGAACGAAGCCCCAGGACGTACGCCAACCTCTGCCGGTAGCGCTCCGACGATCTTCAGGACCGCAAGCCCGGCAGCAGAGGCTGCACCGGGAAGCGCTGCCGAGCGCGTCCAACGGGTGCTGGCGGATTCGACTCAACGTTTCGGTGCGGGCACCACCTACACGGGGCCGCAGCACGGTGGACCCGAGACCAACGGCCAAACACAATAATTGGTGATCTGAGCCCGTCTAGGGGTTGAAGGCAGTACTGCCATCGACGGGATGGCTGGTGCTGACGAGCTTTGCGTAGCAATGTTCGCGGTCGAGTCCGTGATCGCGGCACCAGCCGAGCGCGCTGTCCGAGTCGGCGAAGGTGACTCCGGCGATGGTCACCCAGAAGTCCGGCGCAGAAAACGTCGACCAATCTCCCGAGTACAGCAAGCGCACCTCGGGATAGCGCAACCGCAAATCCAAGTGTTCCCGCAGGGTGGCGGCGTTGTCCCAGGTGATGCCGTCGGCCACCAACCCGGGCCGCTTCGAGCTGAGTTGCGGCACCCAGCGATCGGTGAGATTGGTGGTGACGAAGGGTCGATCGGCGTTGGCCAGGGCGCGCAGCGCGTCGAAACTTGCGGATTCGTCGGTCCCGCTGGCGGGCGCAGCGGGACCGGTGGCAGTGCTCGACTGGCTGGCCGAATTACTCTTTGATCCGGTGGTACCGGATGGGCCATCTTGTTGACAGTCGACTGTCAAGGTCGTGACACCGAGATCGGTCGGGCCGGTCTGGCTGGCTCCGCCTGCTGGAATCGCATTGAGCGACACCGGGATCCGCCAGAAAGTGCCGGCCGGGAAAAGGAAGTCGTGGGTGATGGACGGGTTGTCATCGGAACTTGTGGCCGGCGGGATGATGAGGGGTTGCTCCGCGAGGTCGAAGGTGCCTGAGGCGACATTCTGTCCATCGGAGGTGACTGCCAACCGTGTCCTGGCTGAGGACAGAACATCCCCGCCGGGGCACTGCGCCACGATCTTCATGGTGATGACAAGTGCTCCGGATTCGGCGCGAATGGCTTGCGGCTCGAAATGGGCCGGCCGACCGCATTTGGTAGTCAGGCGAGTGCCACCGGACTTTCCGGGCGGGGGCGTGCCGAAAGCCGGCACGGCTGCCGCGGGGCCGGTGGGCCGCAGCAGGGTGACCCCGGAGGTGCCGACGGCAAGGACGCCCTTGCTGGTGGCGTAAATGACGGCAGCTTCGCCGACATCGATGCCGACCTCCCACGCGCGTGATCCGTTGGCAAGTGAAATCGCGGCAATAGCAGAGTATCCCGTCGCGATGATGGCGCGCTCACCGTCGGTGACGGCATTGGAATGAATGGTTCCGCTGTTGCGCCACAGCCGATTTCCGTCGTTCATGTCGTAGGCAGTCATCCCGTCACCGTCGGACACCACGCCGATACTGCCCACGAACCAACCGGGTCCGGTCGCGCCCCCGTCGGGAAGGCGCCACAGCGTACTGCCGGTACGAGGATTCAGCGCCTCGCCGCCGGTGGTGATCAACGGCGGAGAGCCGGTGAATACAGCAAGGTCCTCGTGCTGCAATAGGGCTGGAGTGGTGAATAATTGACGGCCGTCAAAGGTGGCAACCTCAGTGGGCCAGCTATCGAAGTCGGTGCCTGGCCGGCAACGAGTGGCGATGATGCTGTCCGGTTCTCGAACCCGGACGTTGACGACCTCGTGGTCGAACAGGGGCGAACCGTCACTGGAGCGCAAGGCGATCTCGGCTCCGCCCAGATAGCCCCAGAGCACACCGTGACTCACGTGGAGATCCTGGCCGTCGCCGTCACCGTAGGTCCGGCAAAGGTCGTTGGGTATGGTCTTCGTCCACTCGGCGGTGGGATCCTCCGCGGTGCCCTTGCTGACAGTCAGTCCACTGACCTGGTCGCTGTAGTAAGCCGTGTACAAGCTCGTTCCGTCGCTTGCCAGTATCGACGCCCTCGAAGAGACTGTCGCGCTGACCTTCCCAGTGTTCACGTCGACAAACTGCAGTTGTCCTTGTCGGCTGTTCGTGCCGGACTTCTGACAGACCAACAGGTTTCGCAACAGATTCCGTGCGCATCCGTCATTGAGCTGAACCGGCATCGACCATTCGGTGTGTCCGTCAGCCAGGCTCACCGAGACCAACTCGGCGTTCTCGGCCTGTGACGACTGACTCTTTCCGACGGTGTGAAATATGACGTGATCGCCGACGACGACCGCGCCGGGGCTCCCATAGAAGGCGGCGCCGAATACGGGGGTCGCGACTTGACTGGCCGTTCCGTTCGACGCGGCCGTCGGGTGGAACGTCCAGGCAGCGCTGGGCTCGCTCGGAAAGGATTCCGCCAGCATGTTTTCGGGAAGTAGCCGTGGGGAGCTATTGTGCCGCTTCCACATCACGACGCCTGTGACGGTGGCGACCACAGCTACGACGAGCGCGACAGCGCCGATAACGACAACTCGCCGACGCGGAACATGGGCAGGGCGAGAATCATCCGGCGATGTCCGTTCGGAGGCGGGTAGAGGCGCCGAATAGGTTGGTCGATAGGTGTCTTGGACTCCAAGTATCAGAGCTTCATCGACCCAGAACTGCCAACCGGTCGGGGCCGGCGGCCATGATTGGTCCGGCAGCCAGTCCGGGGTGGGGGTGAAGCCAGGTTCCAGCGGCCAGTTCGGAGGTGCGTTGAAGACCGCTGCCATGGTCCTCGCTTTCGGCTGCCGTCACCGCGTAGCGACCGCGGATTCTGTGACGGACTTTAAGCCCAACCGTGTTTGAGTTATCCGGCCGAACGGTGACCGCACCACATATTCATACGTTCGGTCGATAACGTCCGCCGACGCGCCCGAGGCCCCGATCGACCTGGGCGCGCCGAATCGGACGCCGTCAGTAGCCCCGCGGCAGCGACACGTGCGAACCCGGGGCTGCGAAGATCGTCGGCCCGCGAACATCGTCGGCCTGCATGCCGTCGGCATCGAGAGCGCTGTCGGCGTCATTGCTCGCTTTCGACCACAATCCCGAGGTGTGGCACACCTGGTTAGCAAGGTGAATCTCACATCCGCCGTTCTCGAAGGTGTGGCTGTCGTATTGGACGCCCTGCGTTGGACGTTCTGAACCTGTCACGGCATGTGCCCACGAGCCCTGGGTGCCATCGACGTCAACAGACCCGGGGCTGGTGGTGAGTCCGTCAGCGTGCGCGACGCCTCCCCCGGCGACGGCGGCGAAGAGCGCTGCGCCGCCAATCACCCCAGCGGCGACGATCCTCCGACGGCGATGTGCAAATTGGTTTGCCATGAAATCCTCCGTGTGGTGGTTGATGCACTAGAGGCTTTCATTGCGGGCGGGTGAAAAGTAGCTCTAACTGGGAAAATAGGCCGAGCGATATACGCGCCTGTCGACCGAACGGTAGACAACTTGTGTGATGTGATCGTTTGCTGTACCGGTCAAGGGCGTACCTGAGGTCGTGACCGACGCTCCTGCCGCTCCGTCGCCAACGCCCGGGTCTCCTCCGACAACGGCGCGCCGAGCATCGCGGCGACGGTGTCGACGAGATGGCTGCTGAACAACCGGTCGTCGGCGTGTGGGGCGGTGGCCGCGCGGCGGCCCAACTCCACCGCGGCGTACACCAGCGCGCCCAGCCGCGGATGCAGCGTGACGGCCACCGGATCGAGCATGGGCTCCAGCAGGGCGCGCCAGCGTTGCAGGCTGCCGGACCGGCCGGTGAGGTCGAACGACGGTACCGGCCGGTTCAGCAGGTCGGCGTGGATGCGCAGGAACGCCGGGCCACCGTCGGGGTCGGCGAGCTTGGCGGCCAGTGGGCGGACCAGCGCGGAGGCCATCGCCCGCATCGACGGCCGGGCCTCGCTTTCGATGCCGTCCAACAGGGCATCTCGGCGCGCGTCGACGACCGGCAGGTGCTTGTCGGCGATCGCGGCCAGCACCCCGGCCCGGTCGGTGAAGTGGTACTGCACCGCCATCACATTGCGGGCTCCCGCCTCGCGGGCGATCTCTCGCAGGCTGACCGCGTCGACCCCGCGCTCGGCGAACAACCGCTCGGCGGTGGCCACCAGATTGGCCGACGTGTCGGCGGCCATCTACCGGGCCGTCACAGCTGGGCGACCTCGTGTTCGAGCAGTTCGGCCAGCTTGGCCTGCGCCGCCGCGCGCCGGGTCGGGATGTGCTGCGACGGGAACAGTGTGTGGACGGGCTCGTACTCCTTGAGCGTGCGGCGCGCGACCGTGAGCTTGTGCACCTCGGTCGGCCCGTCGGCGATCGCCAGCGACTCCGCGCCCACCAACATCTTCACAAACGGCATCTCGTCGGAAACCCCAAGCGCCCCATGCAAATGCATGGCACGCTGCACCACGTCGTGCAGCACCTGCGGCATGGCGACCTTCACCGCGGCGATGTCGCGGCGCACCTTCTGATAGTCGTGGTACTTGTCGATCTTCCACGCGGTGCGCAACACCAGCAGCCGGAACTGTTCGATCTGGATCCAGCTGTCGGCGATCTTCTCCTGCGTCATCTGGTAATCGCCGAGGGGACCGCTGCGGGTCTGGCGTGACACCGCCCGCTCGCACATCATGTCGAATGCTTTGCGGGCCAACGCGATCGTCCGCATGGCGTGGTGTACGCGGCCGCCGCCGAGCCGGGTCTGCGCGATCGCGAAAGCCTGCCCCTCGCCGCCGAGCACGTGATCGGCCGGCACCCGGACGTCGTTGTAGCGGATGTAGCCGTGGCCGGCGCGGTCGTCGGACTCGCCGCCGACGCCGACGTTGCGGATGATCTCGATGCCCGGGGTCTCGGCCGGCACGATGAACAGCGACATCTTCTGATGCGTGCGCGCATCAGGATTGGTCACCACCATGACGATGAAGAAGCTGGCGTTGCGGGCGTTGGAGGAAAACCACTTCTCGCCGTTGATGACCCACTCGTCGCCGTCGCGCTCGGCATGGGTGGTGAACAGGCCGGGATCCGAACCGCCGTGCGGCTCGGTCATCGAGTAGCACGACGAGATCTCACCGTCGAGCAGCGGCTGCAGGTAGCGCTTCTTCTGATCCTCGGTACCGAACATCGCGAGGATCTCGGCGTTGCCGGAGTCCGGTGCCTGTGAGCCGAAAACCGAAGGCGCCCAACGGGAGCGGCCGACGATCTCGTTGAGCAACGCCAATTTGACCTGGCCGTAGCCCTGGCCGCCGAGCTCCGGGCTCAGGTGCGCCGCCCACAGGCCCTGCTCGCGCACCTGCTGTTGCAGCGGACGCAGCACCCGCAGCACCTGCGGATTGGTCTTCTCATAGGGGTCCAGCGGGGCGAAGTCCAGCGGCTCGAGCTTGTCTTGCATGAACTCCTCGACCCAGTCGAGTTTCTTCTGGTACTCGGGGTCGGTTTCGAAATCCCACATGGTGACGTCCTCAGATCGGCAGCGTTAAGGCGCCGCGATCATAACTTCATGCATCTGCATTAATCAATGACCGGCGACCACAGGCCCACCAGATCAGGCATGCTTCCACCGTGCTGTTGCTCAGCCGGATCGCCGGTCAGGACGTGCGGGCGGCCGGTGACCGGGTCATCGGCCGACTGGCCGACCTGACCGTGATCCTCAGCCAGCCGTCAGGGCGCCATGTCGTCGAGCGGGTACTGATCACCCGCCGCCACGACGTCCCGCTGCTGGTGCCGTGGGATCAGGTCATCAGCTTCGAGCGCGACCAGCTCACCATCACCGAGGACAACCAGTACACCGACTGTCAGCTGCGTGAGCATGAAATCCGGCTGGTGCGAGACGTATTGGACACCCAGATCGTCGACGTCGTCGGCCAGCGGCTGGCCCGCGTCGCCGACGTGGTGCTGACCCGAACGGATGCCCACCGCCTCGAACTGGTCGGTGTGGAGGTCGGTTTCGGCGCGGTGCTGCGGCGCCTGCGGTTGGAACGGCTCGGCGTGCGCGTCGGTCGCGACATCGTCGACTGGGCAGACCTGCACCTGACCTCCGAACGCGGCCACGCGGCCCAGCTCGCCTGCCCACGCTCGGCCGTGCACCACCTCGACGCTCGCGGCCTGGCCGCACTGGTCAGCCGGGTGGACACCGAATCGGCGACCGAGATACTCGCGGTCAAAGGTGCCGAGCTGGCCGCCGACGTCGTACGCGCCGCGCACCCGTCCGTCGCGGAACGCGTGCTGCGCGCGATGCCGGGCGCCCACGCCGCCCAGATCGTGGCGGCGATGTCCGAGGAACACGCGGGGCGGTGGCGTGAGCGGCTCAGACATGCCCCCGGCCGGCACTTCCTGCGCTCGCGGGTCTGGCCGCGGCGCCGGCACGTGCGCGACGAGACGCCATGACCGCGGCGGGCCGCACCACCACCAGGGTCGGCGCACTGCTCGCCGTCCTCGGACCCGGACTGTTGGCCGGGCTGTCCGACGACGATCCGGCGGGTATCACCACCTATTCGGTGCTCGGCGCCGACCACGGCTACCAATTGCTGTGGGTGCTGCTGCTGTCCACCGTCGCGCTGATCGTCTTCCACAGCCTGGCCGCCAAGATGGGGGTGGTCACCGGCCAAGGGTTGATCGGGTTGGTGCGGCAGCGCTACGGCGTCCGGGTGGGCGCGGCCATCCTGGCCGCCCTGGTGATCGCCAACGTCGGTACCACCTGTGCCGAATTCGCCGGTATTGCAGCCGGATTCGAGCTCTTCGGCATCAGTCGATACATCAGCGTCCCCGCCGCGGCGGTGGCGGTCTCGCTGCTGGTGCTGCGCGGCAGCTTCCACCGCGTCGAGCGGCTGCTGCTGGTGCTGTCCACGGTATTCCTGGCCTACGTCGCCTCCGGTTTTCTGGCCAAACCCGACTGGGGGGCCGCACTGCACGGAACCTTCGTGCCGACGATGCCGATGACCGGGCCGGCGATCGCGATTGTGACGGCCACGCTGGGCACCACGCTGGCGCCGTGGGGGTTGTCGTTCATGCAGTCCTACGCCGTCGACAAGAAACTCCGCACCGAAGACCTTCCGCTGGAACGGGTGGACGTGATCACCGGGGCGGTGCTGACCGGTGTGATCGGGTTCTTCGTGGTGGTCGCCTGCGCGGCAACCCTGCACCGCGACGGGCGGGGCATCACCGACGCCGCCGACGCGGCGGTCGCCCTTCAACCACTGGCCGGCAAGGCGGCGGGCACATTGTTCGCCGTCGGACTGATCGGCGCGGCGTTCCTGGCCGCCTCCATCCTGCCGCTGTCGACGGCCTACGCCGTCTGTGAATACGCGGGTGTGGAGGCCGCGATCGACGATCCCTACCGCGAAGCCCGCACGTTCTATCTGACCTACGGGATCGTCACCGTCGTCGGCGCCGTCATCGTCTTGGCCCCCAATGCGCCGCTAGTGACGATCCTGGTCGGCACCCAGGTGCTCAACGCGGTGTTGCTGGTGCCGCTGCTGATCGCGATGATCGGCATCGGCCGTGATCGCGAACTGATGGGCCGGTTCGCGACGCGGCGCGCGGGGACGGTTCTCTACGGCGTCACCACCGTCGTTGTCGTGGTGTGCGTGGCGGCACTGGGCATCACGACGGCCTTCGGCTGACAGCAGCCGGACCTGGTTTCCGGAGCCGACGGGGCGGCGTGCGTGGTCGAGGCGGCAGGCCCCCTGAGCCACCGTTGCCGGTGTCGCGGTCGGCACCCCTCGCACCGTTGCCGCCCGTGCCGCCTTCGCCGCGACTGTCGCCGCCCCGCCGCTGCTCACGACCTGCACACCCGCCGCGCAGTGGCGCTGCTTGGATGCGTGGAGATAGTGAGCCCCTCCGGTTCCCGGATACCCCATGTGGTATCCCAGATATTCGACGGTATGCCGGTGACATCGGGCGTGGCCACAGTCCCCGGTCACCGGTAGCGAGGGACATTTGTCCCCACCAGAGGTGGCGAATGACTCGCCTCGTGGGCCTATCGCGCGGATATGTCAGGATCGCCGCGTGAGCAACGACGCCACGACAGTCTCCCTGGACGTCGACGACATGGGCGTCGCGTTGATCACCCTGGACGGGCCGGAGCGGCTCAACGCCTTCTCCGCCGGCACCGCCCGCCAACTCGGCCAGGCCTACCGCCGGTGCGACGCCGACGATGCCGTGCGGGTCGTAGTGGTCACCGGCGCCGGCCGGGCGTTCTGTGCAGGGGCCGACATGACCGCCGCCGCGGCGGCGTTCGGCGCCCCCGATCGTGGCTTCAGTGCTTCACCCATCCAGCCGCCGGCCTGGCGGGTGCGCAAGCTGGTCATCGCCGCGATCAACGGCCCCGCGATCGGTATCGGGCTGACCTTGGCGCTGCAGTGTGACATCCGGCTGGTCGCCGAGGACGCCAAGCTCGCGATCCCGCAGGTGCGCCGCGGCATGATCGGCGACTGCGCGGTGCATGACACCCTCAAGCGCGCCGTCGGCCTGGCCGTGGCCGCCGACATCCTGCTCACCGGCCGCACGTTCACCGGCAGTGAGGCCGCGGCGCTGGGGATCGCCAGCCGCGCTCTGCCGGCGGCCGAGGTGCTGCCCGCAGCGCTGGACCTGGCCCGCGACGTGGCACTGGCCGCCAACCCGGCCTCGGTGGCATACAGCAAGCGGCTGCTGTGGACCGAGACCGACATCGACGCGGTGGCCGACGAGGAGACTACGGTGCACCTGAAATTGATGGGCGGCCCGGACGCGGCCGAGGGCCCGGCCGCCTGGCGGGAGAACCGGCCCCCGGTGTGGCGGTCCACGGCCGGCGAGACGGGAGACCCCGCATGACCACCACGGCCGAGGTTCTCTCCGGTATCGACCTGACCGGCCGCACCGTCGTCATCACCGGGGCCTCCACCGGGCTCGGGTTGCAGACCGCCCGCGCCATGCAGGCCGCCGGAGCCGAGATCGTCGCGGCGGTTCGCGATCTGGACAAGACCCGCTCGGTGATCGATTGCGAGACCGTGCACCTCGAACTCGGCGACCTGCGCTCGGCGCGCGCAGCGGCCGAGGCGATCGCGGCCGGTCACGACCGCGTGGACGTGCTCATCAACAACGCCGGGGTGATGGCCCCGCCACTGACTCGCACCGTTCAGGGCTACGAAATGCAGCTCGGCACCAACCATCTCGGCCACTTCGTGTTCACCACCGGACTGGCCGACCGCTTCGTGGACGGCACTCGCATCGTCAACCTCAGCAGCCGCGGACATCAGCTCGGCGGGATCCGTTGGGAGGACCCGAACTACGAGGACGAGACCGCCTACGACAAGTGGCAGGCGTACGGGCAGAGCAAGACCGCCAATGTGCTGTTCACCGTCGAATCGGAACGGCGCTGGGGACCGCGAGGCGTGCATTCGTTCGCCGTGCATCCCGGGGTGGTGTTCACCGATCTGGCCCGGCACATGACCCGCGACGATTTCGGTGCGGGCGGCACGCTGGCCAACCTCGAGGTGACCGACGTCGAACACGGGGCGGCGACCACGGTGTGGGCGGCCACCAGCGGTGAACTCGACGGGCGGGGCGGCCTCTATCTCGAGGACTGCCACGTCGCCGACGCGATGGTCGACGGTGTCGAGGGCGGGTACGCCCCCTGGGCGGTCGACCCCGAGCAGGCCGCCCGGTTGTGGGAGTGGTCTCAGCGCCAGGCCACGCTTAATTTGGGTGACTAGCCTGCAGTGGTGCCCATCGACGTCCGTCCCGCCCGCAAGGCTGACATCCCGGCTTTGGCGCGGGTCCTGGGCCGGGCGTTTCACGACGACCCGGTGATGGCCTGGGTGCAACCCGACGTCGAGCGGCGCAAGGCTGCACTGCCCGGAATGTTCAGCGCGCTGACCCGCCACCACTTCCTGGCCGGTCGCGGAACCGAGGTGGCGGTGTCCGACGACGGCGTCGCGGCGGCCGCGCTGTGGGATCCACCAGGCCGGTGGCAGCAGTCGCCCCGCGAGCAGCTGGCGATGCTGCCCGGCGTCCTGCGCGCCTTCCGCGGCCGGCTGGCCGCCGGGCGGGCGGTGACCGACCTGATGAAAGAGCATCATCCGGAGGAACCCCACTGGTACCTGGGTGTCATCGGCAGCGACCCCAGCGTGCGCGGCGGCGGATTCGGCCACGCGCTGATGTGCTCACGGCTGGATCGCTGCGACGCCGAATACGCCCCGGCCTACCTGGAGTCCAGTAACCCCGACAACATTCCCTACTACCAACGGTTCGGTTTCGAGGTGACCGGGGAGATCACGCTGCCCGAGGGCGGCCCGTCGTTGTGGCCGATGTGGCGCGCATCGCGCTGACGGCGCGGGCGGTATGACCACCCCGACGGCGGCGCAGCCCGTTGGTATGACCCATCCAGCGCGGTAGGGCGTAATCGCCTCGCGTCACGCAGGATTCACATCTGTCGCGATCTTGCCTGAACGTTTGCTGAGTCCCGGAAAATCTTGAATTCAAGTTGGTGAAAACTGCGCATCGCGCGTTCCCCATTGTGATAATCGGGCCAGCAGTGCTTCGGACCATGGCGGTCCCCCGGAGGGGAGGGGATCGGCCATGGTCCGTTGGCTTTTCCTACTCCGTTGCGCGCAGCACGACCATCGATCGGGACTCGACTCGCAGCGGTGTGGACGCTTTCACCGCAGCCGCTTCCTCGATCTCGCCGGCTCCCGCCGACGTGTCAACGACAGGTTGCCAAGCCTTACCAAACTCGGCCGGCGGCAGAACGAACTCGATCGGTTCGTGGTGGGCGTTGAAGCACAGCACGAACGAGTCGTCGGAGACGCGCCGCCCGCGGGCATCGAGATCGGGTATGCCGTGGCCGTTGAGATACACGGCCACCGACTTGCCGAAGCCCGAATCCCAATCCTCGTCGCTCATCTCCGAACCGTCCGGGCGGAACCACGAGATGTCCGGCAGGCCTTCGCTGCCCCGGCGCCGCACCGGTAGGCCGTTGAAGAATCGCCGCCGGCGGAAAACCGGATGGGCCGCGCGCAGTGCCGACACCGACGCCGTGAACTCCAGCAGCTCCTCGTTGGCCGAATCCCAGTCGATCCAGGTGATGTCATTGTCCTGGCAGTAGCCGTTGTTGTTTCCGCCCTGGGTACGGCCCAGTTCGTCGCCGTGGCAGATCATCGGAACGCCTTGGGACAGGATCGTGGTGGCAATCAGGTTGCGCTGCTGACGATCTCGCAGGGCGTTGATCTCGGGGTCATCGGTCGGACCCTCGACGCCGCAGTTCCATGAACTGTTGT
This is a stretch of genomic DNA from Mycobacterium sp. ELW1. It encodes these proteins:
- a CDS encoding VWA domain-containing protein; protein product: MSDFWAVELNDENPDPRVACVVLCDVSGSMNGDPITALEQGFSSFVHYLHNDTLASKRVEVAVVTFGSAATVLVPMQEARMLQPARFTASGTTNMAAGIHLALDILEDRKHAYKAAGLQYYRPWILILTDGKPNVDGFDAAVARLNAAETSRGVTVFPVGAGSGVDYRQLGRLSVQRSPAPLNGLMYEELFEWLSASLSNVSNSTDYARSDEALGAMGDRINLPPVSGWTSA
- a CDS encoding PQQ-binding-like beta-propeller repeat protein; translation: MLAESFPSEPSAAWTFHPTAASNGTASQVATPVFGAAFYGSPGAVVVGDHVIFHTVGKSQSSQAENAELVSVSLADGHTEWSMPVQLNDGCARNLLRNLLVCQKSGTNSRQGQLQFVDVNTGKVSATVSSRASILASDGTSLYTAYYSDQVSGLTVSKGTAEDPTAEWTKTIPNDLCRTYGDGDGQDLHVSHGVLWGYLGGAEIALRSSDGSPLFDHEVVNVRVREPDSIIATRCRPGTDFDSWPTEVATFDGRQLFTTPALLQHEDLAVFTGSPPLITTGGEALNPRTGSTLWRLPDGGATGPGWFVGSIGVVSDGDGMTAYDMNDGNRLWRNSGTIHSNAVTDGERAIIATGYSAIAAISLANGSRAWEVGIDVGEAAVIYATSKGVLAVGTSGVTLLRPTGPAAAVPAFGTPPPGKSGGTRLTTKCGRPAHFEPQAIRAESGALVITMKIVAQCPGGDVLSSARTRLAVTSDGQNVASGTFDLAEQPLIIPPATSSDDNPSITHDFLFPAGTFWRIPVSLNAIPAGGASQTGPTDLGVTTLTVDCQQDGPSGTTGSKSNSASQSSTATGPAAPASGTDESASFDALRALANADRPFVTTNLTDRWVPQLSSKRPGLVADGITWDNAATLREHLDLRLRYPEVRLLYSGDWSTFSAPDFWVTIAGVTFADSDSALGWCRDHGLDREHCYAKLVSTSHPVDGSTAFNP
- a CDS encoding helix-turn-helix domain-containing protein, whose amino-acid sequence is MAADTSANLVATAERLFAERGVDAVSLREIAREAGARNVMAVQYHFTDRAGVLAAIADKHLPVVDARRDALLDGIESEARPSMRAMASALVRPLAAKLADPDGGPAFLRIHADLLNRPVPSFDLTGRSGSLQRWRALLEPMLDPVAVTLHPRLGALVYAAVELGRRAATAPHADDRLFSSHLVDTVAAMLGAPLSEETRALATERQERRSRPQVRP
- a CDS encoding acyl-CoA dehydrogenase family protein, translating into MWDFETDPEYQKKLDWVEEFMQDKLEPLDFAPLDPYEKTNPQVLRVLRPLQQQVREQGLWAAHLSPELGGQGYGQVKLALLNEIVGRSRWAPSVFGSQAPDSGNAEILAMFGTEDQKKRYLQPLLDGEISSCYSMTEPHGGSDPGLFTTHAERDGDEWVINGEKWFSSNARNASFFIVMVVTNPDARTHQKMSLFIVPAETPGIEIIRNVGVGGESDDRAGHGYIRYNDVRVPADHVLGGEGQAFAIAQTRLGGGRVHHAMRTIALARKAFDMMCERAVSRQTRSGPLGDYQMTQEKIADSWIQIEQFRLLVLRTAWKIDKYHDYQKVRRDIAAVKVAMPQVLHDVVQRAMHLHGALGVSDEMPFVKMLVGAESLAIADGPTEVHKLTVARRTLKEYEPVHTLFPSQHIPTRRAAAQAKLAELLEHEVAQL
- a CDS encoding magnesium transporter — encoded protein: MLLLSRIAGQDVRAAGDRVIGRLADLTVILSQPSGRHVVERVLITRRHDVPLLVPWDQVISFERDQLTITEDNQYTDCQLREHEIRLVRDVLDTQIVDVVGQRLARVADVVLTRTDAHRLELVGVEVGFGAVLRRLRLERLGVRVGRDIVDWADLHLTSERGHAAQLACPRSAVHHLDARGLAALVSRVDTESATEILAVKGAELAADVVRAAHPSVAERVLRAMPGAHAAQIVAAMSEEHAGRWRERLRHAPGRHFLRSRVWPRRRHVRDETP
- a CDS encoding divalent metal cation transporter; protein product: MTAAGRTTTRVGALLAVLGPGLLAGLSDDDPAGITTYSVLGADHGYQLLWVLLLSTVALIVFHSLAAKMGVVTGQGLIGLVRQRYGVRVGAAILAALVIANVGTTCAEFAGIAAGFELFGISRYISVPAAAVAVSLLVLRGSFHRVERLLLVLSTVFLAYVASGFLAKPDWGAALHGTFVPTMPMTGPAIAIVTATLGTTLAPWGLSFMQSYAVDKKLRTEDLPLERVDVITGAVLTGVIGFFVVVACAATLHRDGRGITDAADAAVALQPLAGKAAGTLFAVGLIGAAFLAASILPLSTAYAVCEYAGVEAAIDDPYREARTFYLTYGIVTVVGAVIVLAPNAPLVTILVGTQVLNAVLLVPLLIAMIGIGRDRELMGRFATRRAGTVLYGVTTVVVVVCVAALGITTAFG